One genomic segment of Intestinimonas butyriciproducens includes these proteins:
- a CDS encoding S-layer homology domain-containing protein: protein MIKKRRAPSRAMALILTLAMILSMLVIPTAAKEPEVTTPDPETLEEIVGIMKEYIDGESAFDNLSFVYMGWRTTGGPWQNYVIDDFIGKPLTSEEVGYTYSDVDMSDATTGDYFWVQHDYASENMSTSLVWAPQYARMEITSIKDGAGEEHLNDPVYALGDGVKVYDLRDTVNVESFGFDPTSDIYQEHYNDLYSLGLDLDGYGSDDDARDEAFIQAMWAWITEKDEDGNRVNVFQDGDTVYTEDNTGPEAELNLRAHLARDTSFTTRSEDVTDPANVSEEVEGLTGEVVYVGDATKFSGDKSALKGKVLLCDSRNAANFTFAQEVGAISVMTTAALASYSKHFTDSARFAGGAGASSNLAAMDTGNPVVEWNLTLDQYDALKDLLDAGMTVEMNVASVGSIYPITDESNPATQGQLTAVAEIKGAVHPEKRVLVLSHVQEPSSNDNATGVGLNVELATKMKQMIDDGVIARPDCTITFLWGDEYEFSYLWQDAHQEELANVICAVNLDMVGEDPEKTGGPMRIEKAPDPSAYYNYATDTMNGTDVGSVTTSTASEFVRQPDSHTLWGASSEDEIRAVDIGGNFINDLYMAATQQVIEQVDSDFEVLVNPFEGGSDHEAFLEAGVPAVLTWHFTDYVYHTTKDTLFFSSARELEDVGITSLATAYMAANANENGTREMLELVYDAAVERFASEWENTASHAAWVEEYDKDATDELANEKEVLTAWGTWYKEALESCGAYFDGAFDGYAALLAEYQGKVDDLNDWALGYADKCFGVEYDVDVTSAAMTMADNVLSLSESEQTIQATLTVDTAALNGVNPVAWAATLDWTLDRDGSEQDPALYPYCYTGDALENWTTWGTSGTDGTQYVSVTGASASDTGDGKTAITVTIETLAPFFTTRSGDNAMGTPGSVSSRNVFESFIGAYDLTALSGSAELSTAELEVNIYDSYTRYADVLEQLEAIQTAAEANGRYFEIKNYGTSEGGLDTYYVTLSDSSDSVDSFKSMNETALTDPASLQAKIDDGTIGEYRVPFFISNIHPDECPGVDSTMNLLWTLATEDTIDYNTLADFKESVDLDSLFAEDVVDLGITGLGSCKISGSDTNGHNDGVTDATEYYTVADTSLSVEELLDNLIIIACPSENPDGRTYNSRRNANGFDLNRDGSNQTQAESTNITALINEWNPVVYAELHGYMEEFLVEPCTPPHEPNMEYDILVKNFALGAEAFGGAALATMSDDGVYGGEFDMKYQSYYTPLRDDFTPGEGWSAWDDLCTNYTPSYAMLNCGSMGYTIETPSNNEASTRLFECGMYGLWDYVMENKDDIYRNQLEFFRRGVENEDHRADMESWYVDISNNVLASDTWRVPYAETDNYFPEYYVIPVDAQSQRDPADAYEMAEFLIHNGANVSRLTRNVTVDGVAYQAGSLVVDMYQAKRNYANAVLWKGADASASGFPDLYSESVSNFPEMRGFDCTPITVVGAFEGSLTNLTTVSATSQSTGSGSIAILSNNGTETVRAVNALLAAGKSVGMITEGSDKGDFVLSAADYRSVSSDYTLVAAFTDTMPTAYEIQEPTLFLTGRYAPFENYQISSGYYAQWFSEGYGFIDYTNVHSNGTSNYDVMAYDKQLGFQITSNPAEADVIVGSVALNSGSYGSAAVTAVKSGTPYIATGTSPLSYISRNLLSGLSYSSLGMEALHTVTYPSDSLTTASQAADGDYVIYTYNCGVITALPAGAEVLIQAADEDSFLAGCCLNDDGITLDGFVEAFAVESDGMDLTVFANSTVNRAHQQDDYLFVTNTIYSKCLSNEPMTIALVDDSDDDDSGSGSGSSSGTTTPTTPTTPESPAESTDAGDFTDVEGHWASESIAYVVEKGLMNGTSTTTFSPDMTLSRAMLVTILFQESGDAAEPLVSFDDVGTDVWYSEAVSWASGNGIVKGYGNGLFGPNDSITREQMATVLCRYAAPKGMDISNAGSLEAFSDSAQTSDWALASMAWAVGTGTLIGKDSGRLDPAGVVTRAEAAVMLQRFCEWAA from the coding sequence ATGATAAAAAAGCGACGGGCGCCCAGCAGGGCGATGGCCCTGATTCTGACCCTGGCAATGATCCTTTCCATGCTGGTCATCCCAACAGCAGCCAAGGAGCCGGAGGTCACGACCCCCGACCCAGAGACGTTGGAGGAGATCGTCGGGATCATGAAGGAGTATATCGACGGCGAGAGCGCCTTTGACAATCTATCCTTTGTCTATATGGGCTGGCGGACCACCGGCGGCCCCTGGCAGAACTACGTGATTGACGACTTCATCGGTAAGCCCCTGACCAGCGAAGAGGTGGGCTATACCTATTCCGACGTGGATATGAGCGACGCCACCACAGGGGATTACTTCTGGGTGCAGCACGATTACGCGAGCGAGAATATGTCTACGTCTCTGGTCTGGGCCCCCCAGTACGCCCGGATGGAGATCACCTCCATCAAGGACGGCGCGGGTGAGGAGCACCTCAACGACCCGGTCTATGCGCTGGGGGACGGTGTGAAGGTCTACGACCTACGGGATACCGTGAACGTGGAGTCCTTCGGCTTTGATCCCACCAGCGATATCTACCAGGAGCACTACAACGACCTCTACAGCCTGGGCCTGGACCTGGACGGCTACGGCAGCGACGATGACGCCCGGGACGAGGCCTTCATCCAGGCCATGTGGGCCTGGATCACTGAGAAGGACGAGGACGGCAACCGCGTCAACGTCTTCCAGGATGGCGACACCGTCTACACCGAGGACAACACCGGCCCCGAGGCAGAGCTAAATCTTCGAGCCCATCTGGCGAGGGATACCAGCTTCACCACGCGCTCTGAAGATGTGACCGACCCCGCCAACGTGTCCGAGGAGGTTGAAGGGCTGACTGGAGAAGTGGTCTACGTGGGCGATGCGACAAAGTTTAGCGGAGATAAGTCTGCGCTAAAGGGCAAGGTCCTGCTGTGCGACTCCAGGAATGCCGCCAATTTCACTTTTGCCCAAGAGGTGGGGGCCATATCCGTGATGACCACCGCCGCCCTTGCCAGCTACAGCAAGCACTTCACCGACTCCGCCCGGTTTGCCGGCGGCGCGGGCGCGTCCAGCAATCTGGCCGCCATGGACACCGGAAACCCCGTGGTGGAGTGGAACCTGACGCTAGACCAGTACGACGCGCTGAAGGACCTGCTGGACGCGGGCATGACCGTGGAGATGAACGTGGCCAGTGTGGGCTCCATCTATCCCATCACCGATGAGAGCAACCCCGCCACCCAGGGCCAGCTCACTGCCGTGGCCGAGATCAAGGGCGCGGTCCACCCCGAAAAGCGGGTGCTGGTCCTCTCCCACGTGCAGGAGCCCAGCTCCAACGACAACGCTACCGGCGTGGGCCTCAATGTGGAGCTGGCCACCAAGATGAAGCAGATGATCGACGACGGCGTTATCGCCCGTCCCGACTGCACCATCACTTTCCTCTGGGGCGATGAGTATGAGTTCTCCTACCTGTGGCAGGACGCCCACCAGGAGGAGCTCGCCAACGTGATCTGCGCCGTCAACCTGGACATGGTGGGCGAGGACCCGGAGAAGACCGGCGGCCCCATGCGGATTGAGAAGGCCCCCGATCCCTCCGCCTACTATAACTACGCGACCGACACCATGAACGGCACCGACGTGGGCTCCGTCACCACCAGCACGGCCAGCGAGTTCGTCCGCCAGCCCGACTCCCACACCCTGTGGGGCGCCAGCAGCGAGGACGAGATCAGAGCCGTGGACATCGGCGGCAACTTCATTAACGACCTCTACATGGCGGCCACCCAGCAGGTGATCGAGCAGGTGGACTCCGACTTTGAGGTGCTGGTGAACCCCTTTGAGGGCGGCAGCGACCACGAGGCCTTCCTGGAGGCCGGCGTGCCCGCCGTGCTGACCTGGCATTTCACCGACTACGTCTACCACACCACCAAAGACACCCTGTTCTTCTCCAGCGCCCGTGAGCTGGAGGACGTGGGCATCACCTCCCTGGCCACCGCCTACATGGCCGCCAACGCCAACGAGAACGGCACCCGCGAGATGCTGGAGCTGGTCTATGACGCGGCGGTGGAGCGGTTTGCCTCCGAGTGGGAGAACACCGCTTCCCATGCCGCGTGGGTGGAGGAGTACGACAAGGACGCGACCGACGAGCTCGCCAATGAAAAAGAGGTCCTCACCGCTTGGGGCACCTGGTACAAAGAGGCCCTGGAGTCCTGTGGGGCGTACTTTGACGGCGCTTTTGACGGATACGCCGCCCTGCTGGCGGAGTATCAGGGCAAGGTGGATGACCTGAACGACTGGGCCCTGGGCTACGCCGACAAGTGCTTCGGCGTGGAGTACGACGTGGACGTCACCTCCGCGGCCATGACCATGGCGGACAACGTGCTGTCCCTCTCCGAGAGCGAGCAGACCATTCAGGCCACCCTCACCGTAGATACCGCCGCGCTGAACGGCGTCAACCCCGTCGCCTGGGCCGCCACCCTGGACTGGACCCTGGACCGGGACGGCAGCGAGCAGGACCCCGCGCTCTATCCCTACTGCTATACCGGCGACGCGCTGGAGAACTGGACTACCTGGGGCACCAGCGGAACCGACGGGACGCAGTACGTTAGCGTCACCGGCGCCAGCGCCTCCGACACAGGCGATGGCAAGACCGCCATTACCGTGACCATTGAGACTCTGGCCCCCTTCTTCACCACCCGCTCCGGCGACAACGCCATGGGGACCCCGGGCAGCGTCTCCAGCCGAAACGTCTTTGAGAGCTTCATCGGCGCGTATGATCTGACCGCGCTTTCCGGCTCCGCCGAGCTGTCCACGGCCGAGCTGGAGGTCAATATCTACGACAGCTACACCCGCTATGCCGACGTGCTGGAGCAGCTCGAGGCCATCCAGACCGCCGCCGAGGCCAACGGGCGCTACTTCGAGATCAAGAATTACGGCACCAGTGAGGGCGGCCTGGACACCTACTATGTCACCCTCTCTGACAGTTCCGACTCTGTGGACAGCTTCAAGTCCATGAACGAGACGGCCCTCACCGACCCGGCCTCCCTCCAGGCCAAGATTGACGACGGCACAATCGGCGAGTACCGCGTACCCTTCTTCATCAGCAACATTCACCCCGACGAGTGCCCCGGCGTGGACTCCACCATGAACCTCCTGTGGACTCTGGCCACCGAGGACACCATCGACTACAACACCCTTGCGGACTTTAAGGAGAGCGTGGACCTAGACTCCCTCTTCGCCGAGGATGTGGTGGATCTGGGCATCACCGGCCTGGGCTCCTGCAAGATCAGCGGCAGCGACACCAACGGCCACAACGACGGCGTAACCGACGCCACCGAGTACTACACCGTGGCTGATACCTCTCTCAGCGTGGAGGAGCTGCTGGACAACCTTATCATCATCGCCTGCCCCAGTGAGAACCCCGACGGGCGCACCTACAACAGCCGCCGCAACGCCAACGGCTTTGACCTCAACCGCGATGGCTCCAACCAGACCCAGGCCGAGAGCACCAACATCACCGCCCTCATCAACGAGTGGAACCCGGTGGTGTATGCCGAGCTCCACGGCTATATGGAGGAGTTCCTGGTAGAGCCCTGCACCCCGCCTCACGAGCCCAACATGGAGTATGACATTCTGGTCAAGAACTTTGCCCTGGGCGCCGAGGCCTTCGGCGGCGCGGCGCTGGCCACCATGTCCGACGACGGCGTGTACGGCGGCGAGTTCGACATGAAGTACCAGTCCTACTACACTCCCCTCCGCGACGACTTCACCCCCGGCGAGGGCTGGTCCGCCTGGGACGATCTGTGCACCAACTACACCCCCAGCTACGCCATGCTCAACTGTGGCTCTATGGGCTACACCATTGAGACCCCCTCCAACAACGAAGCCTCCACCCGCCTCTTTGAGTGCGGCATGTACGGCCTGTGGGACTACGTGATGGAGAACAAGGACGACATCTATCGCAACCAGCTTGAGTTCTTCCGCCGCGGCGTGGAGAACGAGGATCACCGTGCCGACATGGAGTCCTGGTATGTGGACATCAGCAACAACGTCCTCGCATCCGACACCTGGCGCGTGCCCTATGCGGAGACAGACAACTACTTCCCTGAGTACTATGTGATCCCCGTGGATGCGCAGAGCCAGAGAGATCCCGCCGACGCCTACGAGATGGCTGAGTTCCTCATTCACAACGGCGCCAACGTCTCCAGGCTCACCAGAAATGTCACGGTGGACGGCGTCGCCTACCAGGCGGGCAGTCTGGTCGTGGACATGTACCAGGCCAAGCGGAACTACGCCAACGCCGTCCTCTGGAAGGGTGCGGACGCCTCCGCCTCCGGCTTCCCCGACCTCTACTCCGAGTCCGTCTCCAACTTCCCCGAGATGCGCGGCTTTGACTGCACACCCATCACCGTAGTGGGCGCCTTCGAGGGGAGCCTCACCAACCTGACCACGGTGTCTGCCACCTCCCAGAGCACCGGCTCCGGCAGCATCGCGATTCTCTCCAACAATGGTACCGAGACGGTCCGCGCCGTCAACGCCCTGCTGGCTGCGGGCAAGTCCGTGGGTATGATTACCGAGGGCAGCGATAAGGGCGACTTTGTCCTCAGCGCCGCCGACTACCGGTCCGTATCCAGCGACTACACACTGGTGGCAGCCTTCACCGACACCATGCCCACCGCCTATGAGATTCAGGAGCCCACCCTCTTCCTGACTGGGCGCTACGCTCCCTTTGAAAACTATCAGATCTCCAGCGGATATTACGCACAGTGGTTCTCCGAGGGCTATGGCTTCATTGATTACACCAATGTCCACAGCAACGGCACCTCCAACTACGACGTGATGGCCTATGACAAGCAGTTGGGCTTCCAGATCACCAGCAATCCCGCCGAGGCGGATGTGATCGTCGGCTCCGTGGCGCTGAACAGCGGCTCCTACGGGAGCGCCGCTGTGACCGCCGTAAAATCGGGCACCCCTTACATCGCCACCGGCACCAGTCCCCTGAGCTATATCAGCCGCAATCTTCTCTCCGGCCTGAGCTACTCCTCTCTCGGCATGGAGGCGCTGCACACCGTCACCTATCCCAGCGACAGCCTGACCACCGCCAGCCAGGCGGCGGACGGCGACTATGTGATCTACACCTACAACTGCGGCGTGATCACCGCGCTGCCTGCGGGCGCGGAGGTCCTGATCCAGGCTGCTGACGAGGACAGCTTCCTTGCCGGCTGCTGCCTGAACGACGACGGGATCACTCTGGATGGCTTTGTGGAGGCCTTCGCCGTCGAGAGTGACGGCATGGACCTCACCGTCTTTGCAAACTCTACCGTCAACCGTGCTCATCAGCAGGACGACTACCTCTTTGTGACCAATACCATTTACAGCAAGTGCCTGAGCAATGAGCCGATGACGATCGCCCTCGTCGATGACAGCGATGACGACGACAGCGGTTCCGGTTCCGGCTCCTCCAGCGGAACGACGACCCCAACCACACCGACCACGCCGGAAAGCCCCGCCGAGAGCACTGATGCGGGGGACTTCACCGACGTAGAGGGCCACTGGGCCTCCGAGAGCATAGCCTACGTGGTGGAAAAAGGTCTGATGAACGGCACCTCCACAACGACATTCTCCCCCGACATGACGCTGTCTAGGGCCATGCTGGTCACCATCCTGTTCCAAGAGAGCGGGGACGCGGCAGAGCCATTGGTGAGCTTCGATGATGTCGGCACGGATGTTTGGTACAGCGAGGCAGTGTCCTGGGCCTCGGGCAACGGTATTGTCAAAGGCTATGGAAACGGGCTCTTTGGACCGAATGACTCGATTACCAGAGAGCAAATGGCCACGGTTCTCTGCCGTTACGCTGCCCCGAAAGGTATGGACATTTCCAACGCTGGCAGTTTGGAGGCCTTTTCGGACAGCGCGCAGACCTCCGATTGGGCACTGGCATCCATGGCGTGGGCCGTTGGGACGGGAACTCTCATCGGTAAAGACAGCGGACGGCTGGACCCTGCCGGCGTTGTGAC